atgaaaaattttatGGTGCTCCCAAATGGAAGTCATTGATTAAGGGATgcaatattttatgatgtgaTTGAGAATTAGAACAAAACCAAGAACAAGTCGAGAGTCCTATACTGCATTGGTTTATCTTGAAGATTTCACTTAAATTATTgttgtattttgtattttttttccaaatatatatattcaaaaagATTATAACTAGAACGAGATCATGAATGTCATCTATCACTGGCTTGGTGTTGTATTTCCAGAATGAAAAACAATCTGAAGATATCAAACAGCAATGAGAATGTATGCAAGTGCTATGTTGTATATAGAAAGATAATCTGACCAAAAAGATAAAGAAATAGAGATTTTCTCTTAAAACCTGAATCATGAAGTCCTTATACAGGATGTTGCTAACGCCATGTAGAGCGGAAGCAACAGCATAAGCATACCTACAGTTACAATATAAGGAGAAGACgaattgaaaatgaaagaaaagaagtcaaaagaccaTACGAAGTGAAaaaaaggattaaaatgaacCTCAAAGAAGAAAGCTTACATTTCAAGAACCCAACCAAAAGCCTTATCTGTCTCAGGATCCTTCTTCATTGCCAAAGAAACATTCATCCAAGTGGGAGCAATTTTCTTGAGAGACTCCTAGCAAAATTTATTCGAAAGAGAAGAGAAACGTAAGAATAAAACAGAATGGAGAGAGATGAGAAGAATCCCGATGTTATCACTTAGAAGCATGGTGCTGCATACCCTTCCAACAATAACAGGTGAATTCCCTATCGGATCAATGTTAGTGATCGGACCCTTGTCCTCAGGGAAGAACTTCCGAAGTTGACTCTCATACCTCTTGGGTTCGATGTAAAAGAATGGAAATGCAGCCCCAAGCCCATCCTTAGACAAATTTGGTATAGGCTTGACAATAATATGATCCGGCTCTGACATTAGTATATAACTGCAAAACATAATTTCAGATAAACATATTCAGGCTAGACTCAAAGTAAAACACTGTTGATCCCTTAATCAATTAGAACAGAAAAAAGTTCCTCCTACTCTTCCTTGATGTCCGCTTGTTGAAGCCATTGCACAAATGCCCAGGGTCTGTTGAGGACTATGTAGCCCTGTAACAGTTCCAAACCACAAATGAGCAGCTAATAGAAGGCAACTTCAGCTACATGAAAATGGAAGCCAGAGAGGGTAGTAAAACCAAAACAGAAATTTCGGAATTCAATTAGAGACGTTTTCCGTTTGGCATCATTTCATTACCATCACAGAAATTCAATTCGAGCCTTTGCTTTCCTAAGGCGAATTCCTTCAAACAGGTGCAGTGCATAAATAAAAATCACAAAATCACAAACAAACACTTCCCCTGGATTCTCAAAGCATATAAAAGAGCACCAGAGGCAAAAACATGTACACGTTCAAAAGTCAACCCCATAAATAACAGAAATCAAGCAAAGCAAAGAGTACCTGATCCATCCCCGCGGGCAGAGGCTGAGCAACGAAGGTGGGAATCTCGTCCATATACTTGTCGGGCTTCCCAGAATGCAAGATCCTAGTGAAACCGCCCATTTCAGAATTAGGTCCGTCCTTGAACTTCTTGAACCAGTAGTACATGATCCGACACTGCCAAGTGTTGTACACCGAATCCGAGGCAGTAACTGCCGTATGGAAGAGTCGCTTGGAGGAAGAAGTTTTTGATCTATCTATGGGCATCTTAATCACAGGGTCAACAGTAATGGAAGATGAAGATCTTGATGGACCAGGAAGTTCTTGCTTGAGAGGGGCATTAGCAGAGATGATAATGTTGTAGGTAATTAGAGCTACCGAGAAACTTACCAGAACCAAGAAGAACAAATTCCCACAACCCATTTTAGGCTTCGTCTCCAACTTGCTGGAATTCTGCTCAAATGAATTTGCCCATCAAACTCCCCGTGGAAGCGGAGACAGAGTAAAGGGAGGAATTacaaatttgagaaaagtcgTCGCGCCCAGAAGGGAGTTTGTTGAAGAAATTGGCTGACTAAAGTGGAGAGGTGGATTATTTTTCTGGTggaattatataataataagatGAAATTTTGGATCTTTGATCAGGCGGCGGCTAGGATTGCAGCAAGTAAACATGGAGGCAGCCCAGTTCAGATCTTTGGGCAAATGCAATTCCATTATTTGCCTTTTTTCCCCTCTCAAAATGAGGACAATTTGGGTATCTTCAAATGGTATATTGGtgaaaattgagttttaaaaagaaaaatggcttTTGAAAATACCAGGTTAAGTTGGGAAGTAAATTCTCCTTTATATACTCCCATCATGGACGTTAGATTTGGATCCCAAGGGGTACCCATATTTTAGAGGAAGTGGAGAGACCCACTAATGTGTCACGTGTGTCGCCGGTCAGACGTGGCAAGGCGAGCgtgtgtgattaatttttttggaaaaaaatattattaatatttattttttattttattattattttttcaacgCTCCACGTGTCGCGATGAGAGCAGTCAAGTCTTCAGCGCACACGTTCAGTGGCTCCACGCAATTTGTAGATGTGCATGTTTTGTGACCGAATGTTGTTTGTCTTTTCCTGTTGGATCTCTGCACCTATAAAATGCACAAGCCTTCAACCATATAAAATCATCTCATTCatttcctcacaaatactcTCAACTCTCTCAACCATCTTTTCcagttttacattttttttttatcgttttccaaGCAAATCAGTCTAAACGGTGTAAGTTTTCGGTCAATGATGATGCATTTCCGATCGAGACCTTTTTTGGGGTTGTTTTATCTTGGGGACGACGTGTCAATACCGTTGACCTGTTTGCACACCTTGGCAGATCCACAAAACGTcttgaagagagcgagatctgtGATTCAGCTCGTAACGAGTTTTTGTATTGCAGGTTCCATATTTCTAATGACCGCCGGTTCTTGACTATTCGTTGCTGTCGAGTTTCATCGTCAGAGGGTGACCGGTTCCAACATTTTTAAGACGTTTCATCTGTCAATTCTGTAATGACCCTCACAAGCAATAATAATATTATGACATCCAACCTCAGCCATCCATTCTGATTCGAAGGAGTGAACTTCGAACGGTGGAAACAGAAGATGTTGTTTTTCCTTACGGTCAAATAAAAGAAGCTACTGATTGGGAAGAGAAagattttttatgtaaaaattttatattaaatagtttgaCTGATGATCTTTGTGATTACTACAACACAATGAAGATAGCAAAGGAAGTCGGGGATGCCCTTCAAAAGAAATACACACCGAGGAGGCCAGGTCGAAAAAATATGCTGTCAGTTGTTACCTTAAGTTCTAGATGACGGATTACAAATCTAGCGGTCCAATCATATGAACTGCAAAATATTGCACATGAAATAATAactgaaggtatgcctctagaTTTAGTTCATTCtgatttatgtgaatttgatggcatttTGACTAGGAACAACGTCTTTTTAAATGCTCCACATGTCGCGATGAGTGCAGTCAAGTCTTCAGCGTGCACGTTCAGTGGCTCCACACAATTTGCAGATCTTCATGTTCTGTGACCAAGTGTTGTTTGCGTCTTTTCCTGTTGGCTCTTTGCACCTATAAAAGTCACAAGCCTTCAACCATCTAAAATCATCTCATTCATTCCTTCACAAATACTCTCTACTCTCTCAACCATCTTTTCCACTTTTAcattttttgagttttgatcGTTTTCAAAGAAAATCAGTCTGAACGGTGTAAGTTTTCAGTCAATGACGATGCATTTTCGATTGAGACCTTTTTTGGGGTTGTTTTATCTTAGGGACGACGTAGCAATACCGTTGACCTGCTTGCACACCTTGGCAGAGCCATGAAACGTCTTAAAGAAAGCGAGATCCGTGACTCATCCCGTAAGGGAATGGACGGCCGAGGTCGGATGTCATAATGTCGTTATTGCTTGTGAGGGCCATTACTGAATTGGCAGATGAAACGTCTTAAAAATGTTGGAACCAGCCACCCTCTGTAATGGCCTTTACtgtcaaataaaaaaactacTGATTGGGaagagaaatattttttatgtcaattttttttattaaatagttTGACTGATAATCTTTATGACTACTATAACACAATGAAGATAGCAAAGGAAGTCTGAGACGCCCTTAAAAAAAATACGCACTGAGGGGGCcaggtaaaaaaaatatattgtcaGCTGTTACCTCAAATTCCATATGACGGATGACAAATCTGGAGGCCCAGTCACATGAACTGCAGAAGATTGCCCATGAAATAATAACTGAAGTTATACCTCTAGATTCAATTCATtctgatttatttgaatttgatagCATTTTGACTAGGAAAagtaaatgatattttattacctttattgatgattgctctgattttacttttgtatatttgctgaaaaacaaaagtgatgcttttgatgTCTTCAAATTGTTTATAACTGAAGtagaaaattagtttaataaaaaggttaaaagacttcgtTGTGATAGGGGAACTGAGTACGACTCAGACAACTTTAATGAGTTCTTCAACTCTCATAGAATACTACACGAAAAGACTGCATCTTACTCTCTTGAAATGAACAGAAAAgccgaaagaaaaaaattgaactttaattgagctagtagttgctattttacttagttcaggagctgtgtcttattggtggggtgaaatcatccttaccgtgtGTTATGTCCTCAATAGAATACCAAAGTCTAAAAACACAACTCCACCTTACGAAGTCCTTAAGAATAAGAATCAAACCTATCATATTTTAGAACATGGGGTTGTCTAGTGTTTGTAAGGATTCCAGACCCTAAAAGAAAAAAGCTAGCTAGTAGAGCCTATGAATGcat
This genomic window from Benincasa hispida cultivar B227 chromosome 4, ASM972705v1, whole genome shotgun sequence contains:
- the LOC120075685 gene encoding hydroxyproline O-arabinosyltransferase 1-like, with amino-acid sequence MGCGNLFFLVLVSFSVALITYNIIISANAPLKQELPGPSRSSSSITVDPVIKMPIDRSKTSSSKRLFHTAVTASDSVYNTWQCRIMYYWFKKFKDGPNSEMGGFTRILHSGKPDKYMDEIPTFVAQPLPAGMDQGYIVLNRPWAFVQWLQQADIKEDYILMSEPDHIIVKPIPNLSKDGLGAAFPFFYIEPKRYESQLRKFFPEDKGPITNIDPIGNSPVIVGRESLKKIAPTWMNVSLAMKKDPETDKAFGWVLEMYAYAVASALHGVSNILYKDFMIQPPWDTEVGKKFIIHYTYGCDYNMKGELTYGKMGEWRFDKRSYDNVVPPRNLSLPPPGVPESVVTLVKMVNEATANIPNWGS